GGCAGCTGCGCGTGGCCTCTGGCGAGAAACTGCCGCTGGCGCAGGAGCAGCTGCAGATCCGCGGTCATGCGCTCGAAGCGCGCATCTACGCAGAAGACCCGGACAAGGGCTTCCTGCCGTCGACCGGCAAGCTGGTGCATCTGGCGCCGCCGGCCGAGGGCCTGCATGTGCGGGTCGATACCGGGGTGGAAGAGGGTGACGAGATCAGCCCGCACTACGATCCGATGATCGCCAAGCTCATCGTGTGGGACGTCAACCGCGACCGCGCGCTGGCGCGCATGCTGCAGGCACTCGCCGACTACCGCGTGGTCGGGGTGTCGAACAACATCGAGTTCCTGTCGCGCCTCACCGCCTGCCCGGCGTTCTCCACCGCCGATCTGGATACCGGTCTGATCGAACGCGAAAAGGCCTACCTCTTCCCCGAGGGCGAAGCGGTCCCCGACGAGGTATTCCAGGTCGCCGCGCTGGCCGAGTTGCTGCGCGAAACCGAGCGCGCGGCCAAGGCTGCGGTGCGCGACCCCGATCCGCGCTCGCCCTGGCATGCGCGCGACGGCTGGCGCATGAACGCGACTGCCCAGCGCACGCTGATGTTCCGCCACGGCGAGGCCGAGCACAGCGTCAACGTGTCCTATCTGCCTGGCGCCTATCGTCTGGAGTGCAATGGTCGCAGTGTGGTTGCGCGTGGCGAACTCAATCCGCGCGGTCTGCTGCGGGTCGATCTCGACGGCATGAGGCTGGATGCCACCGTGATCGCGGCGGCCGGTCGTCGCCACGTCTTCGTTCAGGGCCGTGCCTGGCAACTGGCAGCCATCGATCCGCTGCATCACAGCGGCGAGGGCGGCGGCTCGGAAGGTGGTCTGCTGGCGCCGATGCCGGGCAAGGTGATTGCACTGGTGGCCGCCGAAGGTGCCAAGGTGGAGAAGGGCGCGCCGCTGCTGATTCTGGAGGCAATGAAGATGGAGCACACCATCAACGCGCCGGCCGCCGGCACGGTAAAGGCCTTCCGCTTTGCGGTGGGTGATCAGGTTGGCGACGGTGCCGAACTGGTCGAGTTCGAAGTTGCTGCGGCGGCGTGATCTGCACAACGACGGGCTCGCTGCCCGTCGTGAAGATTACCGGGTGAGAGGAGACAGTTCCGAAATGAGCAATGCCAGCTATGTACATGGAGCCTCGGAGAAGGCACTGATCGGCCAGACCATCGGTCGTTTTTTTGACGAGGCCTGCGCGCGTCACGCCGAGCGCGATGCGCTGGTTGTGTGCCACCAGGGCGTGCGGCTGAGCTACGCCGGGCTGAAGCAGAAGGTGGATGCGCTGGCCTGCGGCCTGATGCGTCTGGGTCTTCAGCCGGGCGAGCGTATCGGAATCTGGTCGCAGAACAATCTCGAGTGGGCGCTGATCCAGTATGCCAGCGCCAAGGCCGGACTCGTGCTGGTCAACATCAACCCTGCCTACAGGCTGTCGGAACTCGAGTACGCGCTCAACAAGGTCGACTGTCGGGCGCTGGTGGTGTCGCCGGCGTTCAAGAGCAGCAACTACCTGGGCATGCTGGCGGAACTGGCGCCTGAGCTGGGACATTGCGAACCCGGCCTGCTGCGCAGCCATGTGCTGCCGAAGCTCGAGTTCGTGATTCGCATGGGCGGCGAGCGCAGCCCGGGCATGCTCAATTTCGACGACCTGCTGAAACCGCCGTCGCGCGAGGAGCTGACCGCGCTTGCCCTGCTGAGCGAGCAGCTGCAGTTCGACGATCCGATCAATATCCAGTTCACCTCGGGTACGACCGGTCACCCCAAGGGCGCGACGCTGTCGCACCACAACATCCTCAACAACGGCTATTTCGTGGGCGAGGCAATCGGGCTCACCGCAGGCGACCGGCTGTGCATCCCGGTGCCGCTCTACCACTGCTTCGGCATGGTGATGGGCAATCTCGGCTGTCTCACCCATGGTGCGACCATGGTGTATCCGGCCGAGGCTTTCGAGCCGCTGGCGGTGCTCGAGGCGGTCTCGACCGAGTCGTGCACCGGTCTGTATGGCGTGCCCACGATGTTCATTGCGATGCTCGATCACCCGCGCTTTGCCGAGTTCGACGTGTCGTCGCTGCGCACCGGCATCATGGCGGGCAGCCCGTGTCCGACCGAAGTCATGAAGCGCGTGGTCGACAGGATGAACATGCGCGAGGTCACCATCGCCTACGGCATGACCGAAACCTCGCCGGTGAGCTTTCAGAGCGGCACCGGCGATCCGCTCGACCGCCGCGTCTCCACCGTGGGCCGCATCCAGCCGCATTGCGAGGTCAAGATCGTCGACAACGAAGGCCGTATCGTGCCGCGCGGCACGCCGGGCGAGCTGTGCACCCGGGGCTATTCGGTGATGCTCGGTTACTGGGGCGACGAGAAGAAGACGGCCGAGGCCATCGATGCTGCAGGCTGGATGCACACCGGCGACCTCGCCACCCTCGACGAAGAGGGCTATTGCAAGATCGTCGGCCGCATCAAGGACATGGTGATTCGTGGCGGCGAGAACATCTATCCGCGCGAGATCGAGGAGTTCCTCTACCGTCACCCCAAGGTGCTCGACGTGCAGGTGGTGGGCGTGCCGGACGAAAAGTACGGCGAGGAACTGTGTGCCTGGATCATCCTGCGCGAAGAGGGTTCGCTCAGCGAGGCCGATGTGCGCGCTTTCTGCCAGGGGCAGATTGCCCACTACAAGGTGCCGCGTTACATCCGTTTCGTCGACAGCTTCCCGATGACCGTGACCGGCAAGATCCAGAAGTTCCTGATCCGGCAGCAGATGAAGACCGAGCTCGGTCTGGAAGAGGCCAGCACGGCCTGAGTCACGCGTCACCGCCCACTCCACGGAGCAACATCAATGTCGATTTCCCTGCCGCAGCACGTCCGTATCGTTGAAGTCGGTCCGCGCGACGGACTGCAGAACGAGAAGCAGGTCGTGCCTGCCGACACCAAGCTCGAACTCATCCGCCGTCTCGCGGAGGCCGGGCTGAAGACCATCGAGGCGACATCGTTCGTCTCCCCCAAGTGGGTGCCGCAGATGGGCGACAACACCGAGGTACTGACGCGGGTGCTGGCTGCTGCCGCGCCCGGCGTCGACTACCCGGTGCTGACGCCCAACCTGAAGGGCTTCGAGGCGGCGCTCGCTGCCGGGGCGAAAGAGGTGGCCGTGTTCGGCGCAGCGTCCGAATCCTTCAGCCAGAAGAACATCAACTGCTCGATCGCCGAATCGCTGGCGCGCTTTCGTCCGGTGACCGAGGCGGCGCAGGCCGCCGGCGTGAAGGTGCGAGGCTATGTGTCCTGTGTGGTCGGCTGCCCCTACGAGGGCGAGATCGCACCACAGAAGGTGGCCGAGGTTGCAGAGACCCTGGTTTCGATGGGGTGTTATGAAGTCTCGCTCGGCGATACCATTGGCAGTGGCAATCCGGTCACGGTGCAGCGCATGCTCGACGCAGTGATGCGGCGGATTCCGGTGACGCAGCTTGCAGGGCATTATCACGACACCTACGGCATGGCCGTGGCCAACATCTTTGCTTCCCTGCAGATGGGGGTGGCGGTATTCGACGCGTCGGTCGGCGGCCTGGGAGGATGTCCGTATGCGGCAGGCGCGTCGGGGA
This genomic interval from Parazoarcus communis contains the following:
- a CDS encoding acetyl/propionyl/methylcrotonyl-CoA carboxylase subunit alpha, with product MFEKILIANRGEIACRVIKTARRMGIKTVAVYSEADANARHVRMADEAVLIGPPAVKESYLVIDRIIAAAKQTGAQAIHPGYGFLSENEAFCHACDEAGIVFIGPPVEAIHAMGSKSEAKKIMGAAGVPLTPGYHGDEQDPVHLHQQANDIGYPVLIKAAAGGGGKGMRLVERSEDFIELLASCKREAISSFGDDHVLVEKYITRPRHIEIQVFGDSHGNCVYLFERDCSVQRRHQKVLEEAPAPGMTPERRAAMGKAAVDAAKAVGYVGAGTVEFIANQDGSFYFMEMNTRLQVEHPVTEMITGLDLVEWQLRVASGEKLPLAQEQLQIRGHALEARIYAEDPDKGFLPSTGKLVHLAPPAEGLHVRVDTGVEEGDEISPHYDPMIAKLIVWDVNRDRALARMLQALADYRVVGVSNNIEFLSRLTACPAFSTADLDTGLIEREKAYLFPEGEAVPDEVFQVAALAELLRETERAAKAAVRDPDPRSPWHARDGWRMNATAQRTLMFRHGEAEHSVNVSYLPGAYRLECNGRSVVARGELNPRGLLRVDLDGMRLDATVIAAAGRRHVFVQGRAWQLAAIDPLHHSGEGGGSEGGLLAPMPGKVIALVAAEGAKVEKGAPLLILEAMKMEHTINAPAAGTVKAFRFAVGDQVGDGAELVEFEVAAAA
- a CDS encoding AMP-binding protein — its product is MSNASYVHGASEKALIGQTIGRFFDEACARHAERDALVVCHQGVRLSYAGLKQKVDALACGLMRLGLQPGERIGIWSQNNLEWALIQYASAKAGLVLVNINPAYRLSELEYALNKVDCRALVVSPAFKSSNYLGMLAELAPELGHCEPGLLRSHVLPKLEFVIRMGGERSPGMLNFDDLLKPPSREELTALALLSEQLQFDDPINIQFTSGTTGHPKGATLSHHNILNNGYFVGEAIGLTAGDRLCIPVPLYHCFGMVMGNLGCLTHGATMVYPAEAFEPLAVLEAVSTESCTGLYGVPTMFIAMLDHPRFAEFDVSSLRTGIMAGSPCPTEVMKRVVDRMNMREVTIAYGMTETSPVSFQSGTGDPLDRRVSTVGRIQPHCEVKIVDNEGRIVPRGTPGELCTRGYSVMLGYWGDEKKTAEAIDAAGWMHTGDLATLDEEGYCKIVGRIKDMVIRGGENIYPREIEEFLYRHPKVLDVQVVGVPDEKYGEELCAWIILREEGSLSEADVRAFCQGQIAHYKVPRYIRFVDSFPMTVTGKIQKFLIRQQMKTELGLEEASTA
- a CDS encoding hydroxymethylglutaryl-CoA lyase, translated to MSISLPQHVRIVEVGPRDGLQNEKQVVPADTKLELIRRLAEAGLKTIEATSFVSPKWVPQMGDNTEVLTRVLAAAAPGVDYPVLTPNLKGFEAALAAGAKEVAVFGAASESFSQKNINCSIAESLARFRPVTEAAQAAGVKVRGYVSCVVGCPYEGEIAPQKVAEVAETLVSMGCYEVSLGDTIGSGNPVTVQRMLDAVMRRIPVTQLAGHYHDTYGMAVANIFASLQMGVAVFDASVGGLGGCPYAAGASGNVATEDVVWLLKGMGIDTGIDFDALVDTAAWISAELGRAPASRVARAVLAKRAQAAQAN